One part of the Anopheles coustani chromosome 2, idAnoCousDA_361_x.2, whole genome shotgun sequence genome encodes these proteins:
- the LOC131266882 gene encoding 26S proteasome regulatory subunit 8, translating to MREISTMEVDPPRGEGFRSYYVQKIEELQLIVAEKNQNLRRLQAQRNELNAKVRMLREELQLLQEQGSYVGEVVKPMDKKKVLVKVHPEGKFVVDIDKNIDINDVTPNCRVALRNESYTLHKILPNKVDPLVSLMMVEKVPDSTYEMVGGLDKQIKEIKEVIELPVKHPELFDALGIAQPKGVLLYGPPGTGKTLLARAVAHHTECTFIRVSGSELVQKFIGEGSRMVRELFVMAREHAPSIIFMDEIDSIGSSRIESGSGGDSEVQRTMLELLNQLDGFEATKNIKVIMATNRIDILDPALLRPGRIDRKIEFPPPNEEARLDILKIHSRKMNLTRGINLRKIAELMPGASGAEVKGVCTEAGMYALRERRVHVTQEDFEMAVAKVMQKDSEKNMSIKKLWK from the coding sequence ATGCGTGAAATTAGTACCATGGAAGTAGATCCCCCACGGGGAGAAGGATTTCGGTCGTATTATGTGCAGAAGATTGAAGAGCTCCAGCTTATCGTGGCGGAGAAGAACCAGAACTTGCGGCGTCTGCAGGCTCAGCGTAACGAGCTGAACGCCAAGGTAAGGATGCTCCGCGAGGAACTCCAGCTCCTCCAGGAACAGGGCAGCTACGTTGGCGAGGTGGTGAAACCAATGGACAAGAAGAAGGTGCTCGTCAAGGTGCACCCGGAGGGCAAGTTTGTGGTAGATATTGATAAAAACATCGACATCAACGACGTCACACCCAACTGCCGTGTGGCGCTGCGAAACGAAAGCTACACCCTGCACAAGATCCTACCCAACAAGGTGGATCCGCTGGTGTCGCTTATGATGGTGGAGAAAGTTCCGGACTCGACCTACGAGATGGTCGGTGGTTTGGACAAGCAGATCAAGGAGATCAAGGAAGTGATCGAGCTCCCGGTGAAACATCCGGAACTGTTCGATGCCCTGGGAATCGCTCAACCGAAAGGAGTGTTGCTGTACGGTCCGCCGGGCACGGGTAAGACACTTTTGGCCCGTGCTGTGGCACATCACACCGAGTGTACCTTCATTCGCGTGTCGGGTTCCGAGCTGGTCCAGAAATTCATCGGTGAAGGTTCTCGAATGGTGCGCGAGTTGTTCGTGATGGCTCGCGAACATGCACCCTCCATTATCTTCATGGACGAAATTGATTCGATCGGTTCGTCCCGTATCGAATCGGGAAGCGGTGGCGATTCGGAAGTGCAGCGTACCATGCTCGAGCTGCTGAACCAACTGGACGGCTTTGAAGCAACAAAGAACATCAAGGTCATCATGGCGACCAACCGCATCGACATTCTCGACCCGGCACTGTTGCGTCCCGGACGTATCGATCGTAAGATTGAATTCCCGCCACCAAATGAGGAAGCTCGTCTGGACATCCTGAAGATCCACTCACGCAAGATGAACCTCACGCGTGGTATCAACCTGCGCAAGATTGCCGAACTTATGCCAGGAGCATCGGGCGCCGAGGTGAAGGGCGTCTGCACAGAGGCCGGCATGTATGCTCTCCGCGAACGCCGGGTGCACGTCACACAGGAAGACTTCGAAATGGCCGTGGCCAAGGTTATGCAGAAGGACTCGGAGAAGAACATGTCCATCAAGAAGTTGTGGAAGTAG
- the LOC131266711 gene encoding uncharacterized protein LOC131266711 yields MEMQEMTTFQLPDEIVQPYAISCAGDMLVVSCKEETFVLRLKYKPFSEDGAINYVLSRFKCSSARPTGQLLTHETNLYNASDTEQRKIIMLDQTLIPNITKVYINNVQSWISPPGAIPDSANGHLIANLTNMGQLTIYRQDEQWISSWNMYVDVSAAWIKHIYKGEAIEQFEQLRTMASEIIITSFCWQDAANSSFAPYFAFGTKSGKIVICSLSEAGPQIEDVYQYEEAASVLKYNAEKNFLLVGGRSGQVTLFRCNKNIRRVATFLDEDLTASILEYELESINDHLLLLVVKGSFLLALHINLNAKILGTGVLNLEHFMITGLKQLEKGRYIACTMEGAIFLVVIDRTHHGELKFRCEQIKTDINVASYALYGVTATRTRACWLFLGFPSRRYDHLSLRTPTCVFFTKFTMRQALEVLQSNQTLKMTDHYDAAEVARYNMSKNPDTFNQLESVVLHPELDTAFCYQLKLQLIYLGAKMTHQSRRNKQTTEILHNQLQFLCTMIEVINAANVLCYLAEIAKCKSSLNPLQQNAVLCLRNFIDNIVEDAFPGDYEYVHQGLKAKLSNVLSKTSTLPTIPYEVCNFCDAEMAPGRITCRKDHPVFRCVTTKIQIPLDGDEITCEMCQRYSLKLSMLSLVFEDQKLWSMKCPIDYRNCCLCDVPFRSTS; encoded by the coding sequence ATGGAAATGCAGGAGATGACAACGTTCCAACTGCCGGATGAAATTGTCCAGCCATACGCAATATCCTGCGCTGGGGATATGCTAGTGGTCAGCTGCAAGGAGGAGACGTTCGTGTTGCGGCTGAAGTACAAACCATTCTCGGAGGATGGTGCCATCAACTATGTGCTTTCACGATTCAAATGTTCCTCCGCCCGGCCAACCGGTCAACTGTTGACACACGAAACCAACCTCTACAATGCCAGTGATACTGAGCAGCGGAAAATAATTATGCTCGATCAAACGCTCATTCCGAACATTACAAAAGTTTACATAAACAACGTGCAATCATGGATATCACCACCGGGAGCAATTCCGGACAGCGCCAACGGACATCTTATAGCGAACCTTACCAACATGGGCCAGTTGACGATCTACCGACAAGATGAACAATGGATATCGAGTTGGAACATGTATGTCGATGTTTCTGCAGCATGGATTAAGCATATTTACAAAGGAGAAGCAATCGAACAGTTTGAGCAACTGCGAACGATGGCATCGGAAATCATAATCACGTCCTTCTGCTGGCAGGACGCTGCAAACAGTTCATTTGCGCCATATTTTGCCTTCGGTACTAAGTCTGGAAAGATTGTGATTTGCTCTCTGTCCGAAGCAGGGCCTCAGATAGAGGATGTTTATCAGTATGAGGAAGCAGCGTCTGTGCTAAAGTACAACGCTGAAAAAAACTTCCTTCTGGTGGGTGGACGAAGTGGTCAGGTAACTTTGTTCCGATGCAACAAAAATATTCGACGCGTTGCCACTTTCTTGGACGAAGATCTCACAGCCTCCATTTTGGAATATGAACTGGAAAGTATTAACGATCATCTACTGCTGCTCGTTGTGAAGGGTTCGTTTCTACTGGCCCTGCATATTAATTTAAATGCCAAAATATTAGGCACAGGAGTATTGAATTTGGAACACTTTATGATTACCGGTTTGAAGCAGCTTGAAAAGGGAAGATATATCGCCTGCACAATGGAAGGGGCCATTTTCCTGGTCGTCATCGATCGTACGCACCATGGAGAGTTAAAATTTCGCTGTGAGCAAATCAAAACGGATATCAACGTCGCCTCGTACGCGCTGTATGGCGTAACAGCGACGCGCACCCGCGCCTGCTGGCTTTTCCTGGGTTTTCCCTCGAGACGATACGACCATTTATCACTCCGCACGCCCACTTGCGTGTTCTTCACCAAGTTTACAATGCGTCAGGCACTGGAAGTGTTGCAGAGCAACCAAACGCTCAAGATGACCGACCACTACGATGCGGCAGAAGTTGCACGCTACAATATGAGTAAAAATCCGGACACTTTCAATCAGCTCGAATCGGTCGTGCTTCATCCGGAGCTGGACACGGCCTTTTGCTACCAGCTGAAGCTGCAGTTAATTTACCTCGGTGCGAAAATGACACACCAGAGCCGACGAAACAAGCAAACCACGGAAATCCTGCACAATCAGCTACAGTTTCTGTGCACCATGATCGAAGTTATCAACGCCGCAAACGTGCTGTGCTATTTGGCGGAGATCGCCAAGTGTAAATCGTCACTGAATCCGCTGCAGCAGAATGCCGTACTGTGCTTACGAAATTTCATCGACAACATAGTGGAAGATGCTTTCCCGGGCGATTACGAGTATGTGCACCAGGGGCTGAAAGCGAAGCTATCGAATGTACTGAGTAAGACGTCCACTCTTCCCACGATTCCGTACGAGGTATGTAATTTCTGCGACGCAGAGATGGCACCGGGCCGAATCACGTGCCGGAAGGACCATCCGGTGTTCCGGTGTGTAACGACAAAAATCCAAATCCCCCTGGACGGGGACGAGATTACGTGCGAAATGTGTCAACGGTATTCGCTCAAGTTGTCCATGCTCAGTTTGGTGTTTGAAGATCAAAAGCTTTGGAGTATGAAGTGTCCCATTGATTATCGAAATTGTTGCCTTTGTGATGTTCCGTTTAGGAGCACTAGCTAG
- the LOC131262859 gene encoding cleavage and polyadenylation specificity factor subunit 5, which produces MASQAVNKTGSGWPRRNSHGTGLTEMNKLQTNQSMTLNRTINLYPLTNYTFGTKEPLFEKDPSVPARFQRMRDEFEKIGMRRSVEGVLLVHEHGLPHVLLLQLGTTFFKLPGGELTAGEDEVDGLKRLLTETLGRQDGVKQDWIVEDTIGNWWRPNFEPPQYPYIPPHITKPKEHKRLFLVQLHEKALFAVPKNYKLVAAPLFELYDNSQGYGPIISSLPQALCRFNFIYM; this is translated from the exons ATGGCATCACAGGCAGTAAACAAAACCGGCTCCGGTTGGCCACGCCGGAACAGCCATGGCACTGGGCTGACGGAAATGAATAAactacaaacaaaccaatccaTGACATTAAACCGCACGATAAATCT CTACCCACTGACTAACTATACCTTCGGCACGAAGGAACCCCTGTTCGAGAAAGACCCATCGGTGCCGGCCCGGTTCCAGCGGATGCGTGACGAATTCGAGAAAATTGGAATGCGACGTTCGGTTGAAGGTGTTCTGCTG GTTCATGAGCACGGTCTTCCCcatgtgttgctgctgcagcttgGTACAACGTTTTTCAAACTGCCTGGGGGAGAGCTGACGGCCGGAGAAGATGAAGTCGATGGACTGAAAAGGCTTCTGACCGAG ACTCTAGGGCGACAGGATGGCGTAAAGCAGGACTGGATTGTAGAGGACACGATCGGCAACTGGTGGCGCCCGAACTTCGAACCCCCGCAGTACCCGTACATCCCGCCGCACATCACGAAGCCGAAGGAGCACAAGCGTCTGTTTTTGGTGCAGCTGCACGAGAAGG CATTATTTGCCGTACCTAAGAACTACAAGCTAGTGGCGGCACCTCTGTTTGAGCTGTACGACAACTCGCAAGGCTATGGACCGATCATATCATCGTTGCCGCAGGCGCTTTGCCG ATTTAACTTCATCTACATGTAA
- the LOC131265780 gene encoding enkurin, whose amino-acid sequence MSIVNIYFHDENIYNVEKKPPEKPPKPPLYHSRFERQVRQETKSCKDAHRTMGFSKIPLQTPSEFLKKNCGPRYRATKSAPVRLCTGHKPPVPKPNETASGEPVGQVMKIVDFKKENIKKVVTASPKKVRPRYADTRKGDFHDLEKSGLMPIYVCKPKFGKVPQYLTRRKKDLTAQKERLIEQQAQQKPRCSYISQEERVELLRGLKQNWEKLQQEYQSLPLLTDTVPKMIRKAKLESTLKRLEKDILTIENNPYIYIYDDDHKETA is encoded by the exons ATGTCGATAGTAAATATCTACTTTCATGACGAGAACATCTACAACGTCGAAAAGAAACCACCGGAAAAGCCCCCAAAGCCGCCCCTCTACCACTCCCGTTTCGAGCGCCAGGTCCGCCAGGAGACCAAGTCCTGCAAGGATGCTCACCGCACCATGGGCTTCTCGAAAATTCCCCTCCAAACGCCGAGCgaatttttgaagaaaaactgtGGACCACGGTATCGGGCCACAAAATCGGCCCCGGTGCGGCTCTGCACCGGCCACAAACCGCCCGTCCCGAAGCCAAACGAAACGGCCAGCGGGGAACCGGTCGGGCAGGTGATGAAGATAGTCGACTTCAAGAAGGAGAACATAAAAAAGGTCGTTACGGCCAGCCCGAAAAAGGTACGCCCACGGTATGCCGATACACGCAAGGGGGACTTTCACGATCTGGAAAAGTCGGGCCTGATGCCGATCTACGTGTGCAAGCCGAAGTTTGGCAAGGTGCCGCAGTATCTGACCCGACGCAAGAAGGACTTGACCGCGCAGAAGGAACGGCTGATCGAGCAGCAAGCCCAGCAGAAGCCACGCTGTTCGTACATCTCGCAAGAGGAGCGCGTCGAATTGCTGAGG ggtttgaaacaaaattggGAGAAATTACAGCAGGAATACCAAAGCCTTCCACTACTGACCGACACTGTTCCAAAGATGATCCGCAAGGCAAAGCTGGAGAGCACTCTTAAGCGGCTGGAAAAAGACATTCTGACGATCGAGAACAACCCGTACATCTACATCTATGACGACGATCACAAAGAAACAGCATAA
- the LOC131265217 gene encoding anoctamin-1-like has product MAHVNVSQCHRITVEGYFDDQTTIVDFVLAYKPQKNSINNERRGKFIDKLTKAGLITERDTSQNDTHYVKINVPDKILKKYCEFMKMKMPMRKLDGQDKIKPKVSYRGTLESMIPNCITKRFNHTKPAHVEYRLLHEYSEPKSYLFEEKRGNFFSTGIRIAVVNFILERSSFKEKPSLDSNLFIPWASEQHSAGADNAEEVKYFGIRQLLEAVDGEGEHPFYAAYPLHDGCVKHKDTTRSIRARLLVDWASVKQCLMYQPLDDIKEYFGVKIALYFTWLGFYTTMLLPAALVGFFCLLYGILTFSTNRISQEVCSDNTTIMCPQCDKYCGYWHLNSTCKISKIAYIFDNEATIFFSIFISVWAALYLKLWKRYVSRIQYRWGVLDYCSMAEPPRPEYSARVKDYKRRKYNFYTKVEEPSPAFWTQKLPTVIGSYFVVYLLISMTVATVFGIIVYRMSLKTSENLYGDSASVSGKLIIFPMTTATINLLASTVLTQLYNKVAKKMTDYEYRRTQSEYNDSLNVKLFLFDFINYYSSIFYIAFLKGKLPGYPKEYNRIFSLRQEECSTGGCMVELTIQLATIMMGKQLIAIIKEYFIPFLKQKYKNLSTWYYTNQKEMELPQSSGQWIRDNKLLSWGELSLFKEYLKMVIQYGFITIFAVAFPPASIFALVNNMIETRVDAKKYLQFYKRAVPTRVRNLGMWYNTMQVITKIAVISNAYIIAFSSNITHRLIYMLFVNPAYTDEGFVNHTLAYFNTSHFEAAANPDPSLYKNITVEICRYAEYRNPPESDNPYERSLLYWKILAIRLALMVIYQNLVVVVQALVSWAIPNIPRQLQLQIKKEQYFTNEYIIKQEKKRTTAITYVHMES; this is encoded by the exons ATGGCGCACGTGAATGTTTCACAGTGCCACAGGATTACTGTCGAGGG ATATTTCGACGATCAAACCACCATAGTCGACTTTGTGCTAGCGTATAAGCCACAGAAAAATTCGATCAACAATGAACGACGGGGGAAATTCATTGATAAATTAACCAAAGCCGGCTTGATAACAGAGAGAGATACATCCCAAAATGATACTCACTACGTGAAGATCAACGTGCCCGATAAAATTCTCAAGAAGTATtgtgagtttatgaaaatgaaaatgccaATGAGAAAACTCGATGGCcaagacaaaataaaaccaaaggtTTCCTATCGAGGAACGCTGGAAAGCATGATACCGAACTGCATAACTAAACGGTTCAATCACACAAAACCCGCTCATGTGGAGTACCGTTTGTTGCATGAGTACTCTGAACCTAAATCGTACCTGTTCGAAGAGAAAAGAGGAAACTTTTTTTCTACTGGCATTCGTATAGCCGTCGTAAATTTCATCCTGGAAAGATCGAGTTTCAAGGAAAAGCCCAGCCTCGATAGTAATCTCTTCATACCTTGGGCATCAGAACAGCATTCTGCAGGAGCGGATAATGCGGAGGAAGTGAAATACTTTGGCATTCGCCAACTTTTGGAAGCAGTAGACGGAGAAGGCGAACATCCTTTCTATGCCGCATATCCGCTTCATGATGGCTGCGTTAAGCACAAGGACACAACCCGGAGTATACGTGCACGGTTGCTGGTCGATTGGGCGTCGGTTAAGCAGTGTCTTATGTACCAACCACTCGATGATATAAAGGAATACTTTGGTGTGAAAATTGCGCTGTACTTTACCTGGCTCGGGTTCTACACGACCATGCTTCTTCCAGCGGCATTGGTTGGGTTCTTTTGCCTTCTATACGGGATACTTACGTTTTCTACAAATCGTATCAGTCAGGAAGTCTGCAGCGACAACACTACCATCATGTGTCCGCAGTGCGACAAATATTGCGGCTACTGGCATTTGAATTCGACCTGCAAGATCTCAAAGATCGCTTACATCTTCGATAATGAGGCAACtatatttttctccattttcatATCAGTTTGGG CGGCACTGTATCTTAAGCTGTGGAAGCGATATGTTTCACGGATCCAGTACCGTTGGGGTGTATTGGATTACTGTTCGATGGCTGAGCCGCCGCGTCCTGAGTATTCGGCCCGTGTGAAGGATTACAAACGGAGGAAGTACAACTTTTACACCAAAGTTGAAGAACCATCACCGGCGTTCTGGACTCAAAAATTACCAACCGTTATTGGCAGCTACTTTGTGGTGTACCTCTTG ATATCCATGACAGTGGCTACAGTTTTTGGTATCATAGTGTATCGTATGTCGCTAAAAACATCGGAAAACTTGTACGGTGATAGTGCTAGTGTGTCGGGTAAACTGATAATTTTCCCAATGACTACCGCCACGATCAATCTGCTCGCCTCGACCGTTCTCACGCAACTGTACAAcaaagtggccaaaaaaaTGACCGACTACGAATACCGGCGTACGCAGTCGGAGTACAACGACAGTCTTAATGTGAAGCTGTTcctgtttgattttatcaacTACTACAGCTCCATCTTCTACATTGCGTTCCTGAAAGGAAAACTTCCCGGTTACCCGAAGGAGTACAATCGGATTTTTAGCCTACGGCAGGAGGAATGTAGCACGGGGGGATGCATGGTCGAGCTGACCATTCAACTAGCGACAATTATGATGGGAAAACAGCTCATCGCAATCATTAAAGAATATTTTATACCTTTTCTGAAACAAAAGTATAAAAACCTCAGTACCTGGTACTATACCaaccaaaaagaaatggaGTTGCCGCAGTCCAGTGGCCAATGGATCAGAGACAATAAGCTACTCAGTTGGGGAGAGCTCAGTTTGTTTAAAGAATATCTAAAAATGG TCATTCAATACGGTTTCATCACCATATTCGCCGTAGCctttccacccgcatccatcTTTGCGTTGGTGAATAATATGATAGAAACTAGAGTGGATGCTAAAAAATACCTTCAGTTTTACAAGCGCGCGGTACCAACACGTGTACGGAACCTTGGCATGTGGTATAATACAATGCAAGTGATCACAAAAATTGCAGTTATTTCAAAT gcttACATCATAGCATTTTCATCCAACATCACCCATCGACTTATCTACATGCTGTTTGTAAATCCAGCTTATACCGACGAAGGTTTTGTTAACCACACTTTGGCCTACTTCAATACATCCCACTTCGAAGCGGCTGCTAACCCCGATCCTTCCCTGTACAAAAACATTACGGTAGAGATTTGTCGATACGCTGAATATCGTAACCCACCAGAGAGTGATAATCCGTATGAACGGTCGTTGCTTTACTGGAAAATACTTGCCATACGGTTAGCATTGATGGTGATCTACCAAAATCTAGTCGTTGTAGTACAGGCGCTTGTCTCTTGGGCAATTCCGAACATACCAAGGCAACTGCAGCTTCAGATTAAAAAAGAGCAGTATTTTACGAATGAATACATCATCaaacaggaaaagaaaaggactACCGCCATTACCTATGTGCATATGGAAAGTTAA
- the LOC131262889 gene encoding probable small nuclear ribonucleoprotein Sm D1, which translates to MKLVRFLMKLSHETVTIELKNGTQVHGTITGVDVAMNTHLKAVKMTIKNRDPVTLDSLSIRGNNIRYYILPDSLPLETLLIDDAPKTRAKKREANRGGPRGRGRGTRGGRGGPRGGRGGGRGRGRR; encoded by the exons ATGAAACTAGTGCG cttTTTGATGAAACTCAGCCATGAAACGGTAACCATTGAgttgaaaaatggaacacaAGTGCATGGCACTATAACAGGTGTGGACGTTGCTATGAACACTCATTTGAAGGCAGTGAAGATGACGATTAAAAACCGGGACCCGGTTACACTGGATTCGTTAAGCATCCGCGGGAACAATATCCGATATTACATTCTGCCGGACAGTTTACCATTGGAGACACTACTTATTGATGACGCTCCAAAGACACGCGCCAAGAAGCGTGAAGCGAACCGCGGAGGCCCACGAGGACGAGGCAGAGGAACTCGTGGAGGCCGCGGTGGTCCGCGCGGAGGCCGTGGCGGTGGACGCGGACGTGGACGGCGTTAA
- the LOC131262890 gene encoding uncharacterized protein LOC131262890 encodes MKPCPIQQEIVTTNETIAGLRERVRRMEQNLTDPNLPEDRRRELSLELKEISKLLETNEELLKKMHKENSKSFAVAACLFFICFLVYGLYVLVNGV; translated from the exons ATGAAGCCGTGTCCTATACAACAAGAG ATCGTTACTACCAACGAAACAATAGCAGGTTTGCGTGAACGGGTCCGGCGTATGGAACAAAATTTGACTGACCCAAATTTACCAGAAGACCGCAGGCGGGAACTTTCGCTGGAGCTGAAGGAAATTTCGAAACTACTTGAAACGAACGAGGAATTGCTGAAGAAGATGCACAAGGAAAATTCGAAGTCATTCGCTGTCGCTGCCTGCCTGTTTTTCATATGCTTTCTTGTGTACGGCCTTTACGTATTAGTAAACGGAGTGTGA
- the LOC131266712 gene encoding acyl-coenzyme A thioesterase 13-like — MSGKKGIDLLRTIASVMTKTNGYDRCLQQLVMVSGGDGRCLAEFKVQEEHLNRAGGLHGGFTATIVDVVTTYALMTKENAVPGVSVDIHVSYLKGARQGDEVVIDANTVRAGRNLAFLECELRHKKDNSIIAKASHTKYIGSS; from the exons ATGAGTGGAAAGAAAGGGATCGATTTACTGCGAACCATCGCCAGCGTCATGACCAAAACAAACGGCTACGATCGATGTCTGCAGCAG CTGGTTATGGTCAGCGGTGGGGACGGTCGCTGTTTGGCCGAGTTCAAGGTACAGGAAGAGCACCTCAACCGGGCCGGAGGATTGCACGGTGGGTTCACGGCCACAATTGTGGACGTGGTGACTACGTATGCCTTGATGACGAAGGAAAACGCCGTCCCCGGTGTGTCGGTTGACATCCACGTGAGCTACCTAAAGGGCGCACGCCAAGGTGACGAGGTTGTCATCGATGCAAACACCGTACGGGCGGGCAGGAATTTAGCTTTTCTCGAATGTGAATTGCGGCACAAGAAGGATAATTCCATCATTGCCAAAGCCTCGCATACCAAATATATAGGTAGTAGTTAA
- the LOC131265218 gene encoding neurogenic differentiation factor 6-like encodes MAPKVSLTVGEKVRKRRNAPSGVGSGGVLSLVKRRKANLRERNRMHGLNDALDRLRMCVPLPLNLTSANTTQSCADGDERTESSTVPQKLSKIDTLRLAKNYILVLLEVLHGGRGMRVDRLIAALANRLSQNTVNLLRTKLNLDRELREGLLEKSGGHHQIRSSRTDHEEHHRSFQCYLCSPSNWSNVEQVTVPYRSQESPWPTSYGCSLCGYNNEEEEDPRSFSYAMFEF; translated from the coding sequence ATGGCACCGAAAGTATCGCTGACCGTTGGTGAAAAAGTGCGCAAAAGAAGAAATGCCCCAAGTGGTGTTGGCAGTGGTGGGGTCCTTTCGTTGGTCAAGCGAAGGAAGGCTAACCTGCGTGAACGGAACCGTATGCACGGACTAAATGATGCTCTCGATCGGTTGCGTATGTGCGTTCCGCTTCCGCTGAATCTAACCAGTGCGAACACAACGCAAAGCTGCGCTGACGGCGACGAACGCACGGAGTCCTCGACGGTTCCCCAGAAACTGTCCAAGATTGATACGCTTCGACTGGCGAAGAACTACATCCTGGTGCTACTGGAGGTGTTGCACGGGGGCCGTGGGATGCGGGTCGATCGACTGATAGCGGCACTGGCAAATCGCTTGAGCCAAAACACGGTCAACTTGCTGCGGACcaagttgaatcttgatcgtGAATTGCGTGAGGGTCTGCTAGAGAAGTCCGGCGGTCATCACCAGATACGTTCCTCGCGGACTGATCATGAAGAGCACCATCGTTCGTTCCAGTGCTATCTGTGTTCCCCCTCAAACTGGTCAAATGTCGAACAGGTCACCGTGCCCTACCGATCGCAAGAGAGTCCGTGGCCCACCAGCTACGGTTGCTCTCTGTGCGGATACAACaacgaggaggaagaggaccCTCGAAGCTTTAGCTACGCCATGTTCGAATTCTAA